The DNA region GAAGGAATCTGTGCGCACCACGCCCTTTCCCCAATCCTGTGCGAGGGACTCAGGGAGATCGACGGCGGTTTGCTTGAGGGCCGTACCGGCGAGGAGAATCTTCGGCGCTTCCCACTGGAGATGGCCGCGCTGCGCGACCGGCCGTCGCGCTTCGCGGCGCCGCAGGGGGAAAGCGCGCGGCAGGTCTATGACCGGGTGGTCGCCGCAATCACTGGGATCGTGGCGGAGAACCCGGGCGGAACATTGGCGGTGGTTGCGCACGGGTTTGTCATCCAGACCTATATCAGCTACGCCCGCAGGGAACCGTTTGAAACTTTCCGCCGGTTTATTGTGGGCAACACGGCGGTGAGCAAGCTTTGCTATGAGCGGCCGGGGGAACCGGAGCTGCTTTACTGCGGGGACGACAGTCATCTTCCGGAGCAGCTGCGGTTTGTGGTGGCGACCAATTTCCTCAAAAAGTGAGCGCGGATGGAGGACATCTGTTCTTTCATGAAATCCTCTGTATGAAACAATTTGGGGAAAGCGGTGTGGAGCCATTTTATGAAAACCGCAGTCTTTTAGCAAAAATGTAAGATGCTGGTTGCTTTTTCATCACATTTGTATTATAATTTAGCTAAATCCAAAAGCAGGAACCGATACAATGTCTGGGAGTCTTGTTGACTCTCAAGGGTGGGCCTGATGAAAACAATTGTACAGAGAAAATGAAATGGATTGGCAAAGGCGCTATGATGGGGGAATTTTATCATAACGCCTTTCTTTGTATATAGTGCCTGCATTGGGCATATGGATTTGTACAGGTCGCTGTGCACGGTTGTATCAAAATGATATGGTCATTTCAAATCCGAAAGATTTCAGAAGGGTAAATTGGAATTTTGCCAGATTTAGGATTGACGATTGCAAATGGCTGGCTGCATTTTATATAATATCGTTGTTGAAAGCGGAAAGTTTTTTGTGAGGAATGCAGGTTTGTTTTGTAGCGTATGATACAAAAATACAAAACTGTAGGAAACCATGCACGAATCCACAGCTGCTGATGGCAACGAAACGGTATCCTTGATTTCCGAAGAAATCCCCGTCCCCCAATAACGTACCGGCGTGGGGCGGCGGTTTTCCGATATCAGCATCCGCTTAAGATCTTGCGCGTCCGGCGGCTACGCCCGTCGGGAGATCCCATCCAATTCCGGAGAGGAGGGACTAGATTTCAATTCGTTTTTGTGTCCGCCGGCCCGGCAGTTCGGGAGCGGAACGCCAATAAAGCGAACGGGGATGGGCGCGCAGTGCATCCAAAAAATCTGGCCGACGGTATGCGGCCGCTCCTTGCCGCGCGAACGCACAGGAAGGCGGAAGGCCGCTTGGGCCTGAAGTCTGAAATTAGGTGCAGGTTCGCGTGCTTGGCCGGAAACCGGAGGGGCTTGTGCTTCCGAGGGCGTACCGGCAATTACGGGGTGTAGAAAAAATATGGAGGTGTTTTCATGGAATTGACCGTCCTGATTTGTTGCTTCTTTTTCCTCATGATCATTGGACTTCCAATCGCTTACAACCTGATTATCAGCTGTCTTGCGTACCTGCTCGTATCAAACCTGCCGATCATCCTGATCGTCCAGCGTATGTACGAGGGTATGAGCAGCTTCTCTTTCCTGGCTGTCCCGTTCTTTGTTTTGACCGGGCAGTTTATGCTGAAGGGCAGGCTGCTGGAAGCGCTGATTGATTTCGTCAATGTGTTTTTCGGACGCGCCAAAGGCGCGATTGCGATCGTCACCATCGGCGCGAGCCTGCTGATGGGTTCGATCGTTGGACTTGCAGTTGCGTCGGCAGCTTCGCTGGGTGTTTTCCTGATCCCGATGATGATCAAGGAAAAATACAGCCCCGCGTTCTCCGCTGCGGTCATGTCCTCAGCTTCCCTGCTCGGCCCGATCATGCCGCCGAGCGTTTTGATGATCATGTACTGCATGGCGGTCGGAAGAACGTCCATCGCAGGCGTCTTTATGACCGCGATCGTCCCGGCGATCATGATTGCCGGCGGCGAAATGATCATCGCATGGTTCATTTCCAAGAAACGTAATTACCCGAGCTACCACAAGACCACCGGCAAAGAGAAGATGCAGGCAACCTGGAAAGCGCTGCCTTCGCTGCTGCTGCCGGTTATCATCCTTGGCGGTATCTTCGGCGGCGTGTTCAGCATCACCGAAGCTTCGGCGGTTGCGGCGCTGTACAGTGGTTTCTTGGCGTTCTTCGTCAACAAAGCTGCAAAGCTTCATGATATCCCGGAAATTTTCCGCGAGGCGGCGCTCACCTCCGGCCTGGTCCTGCTTTTGGCGGGCGCCGGAAGCGTTATGTCCTGGGCAATCGCGAGCGAGCGCGTGCTCGATTACATCATTGGACCGCTTTCCCAGATGCCTCCGTGGGTATTCCTGCTGCTGGTCAACGTTGTGCTTTTGATCTGCGGATGCTTTATGGATGACTATGCGTCCATCGTCATCCTGGCCCCGATCATTGCGCCGGTTGCATGGCAGCTTGGCATCCACCCGCTGCACATTGCGGTCATCGTCTGCATCAACCTGGTGGTTGGTCTTGCGACGCCGCCGTTCGGCATCACGCTCTTTGTCACCAGCCCGATTGCGGGCGTAAAACTGGAGGAGACGGTAAAGGAAGCGATTCCTTTCCTGGTCGTAACGATCGGATCATTGCTCTTGGTCACGTTCGTTCCGGATATCTGCCTCTTCCTGCCGCGCCTGACAGGGTATGCATAAACCCCCAATATTCAAGAGTCCACCAAATTCCGATGTAAATTTAAGGAGGTTGCTTCATGTTGAAGGGTAAAAAAATGTTCGTTCGGGTTCTCTGCCTGACCATGTGCCTTGCGCTGGCGCTCCTGGCCGGCTGCGGCGGCAGTGAGAATGCGTCGTCGGCTGCTCCTGCGGGTGATTCCGCTGCTCCTTCCACCACTCCGGACCTTGGAAAGGTCAGCATCCGTATTTCTGCGTGTAACTCCCTCGAGCATCCCCAGACCCTGGGCCTGCTGGTTATGAAAGATTATGTTGAATCCAAGACCGGCGGCAACGTTTCGGTTGAAGTTTTCCCGAACTCTCAGCTGGGCGCGGAGCGCGAGTCTGTTGAGCAGGTTAAGAACGGCACGCTGGAAATGGCGACCGCTTCGATCGGCCCGATCACGACTTTCTGCGATAAGTTCATGGTTCTGGATATCCCGTTCATGTTCGACAGCTATGAAGAAGCTTGGATGGTTCTTGACAGCCAGGCTGGCTGGGATCTGTTCAATCAGCTTGAGGCTGAAAACCTGAAGGGCCTTGCCTGGATGGAAAACGGCTTCCGCCATGTCACCAACTCGGTGAAACCGATCAACTCGGTCGCAGATTTCAAAGGCCTGAAGATCCGTACCATGGAAGCTCCGATGCACATGGCCAACTTCCAGGCGCTCGGCGCAAACCCGACTCCGGTTCCGTTCTCCGAACTCTACATGGCGATGAGCCAGAAGATCGTTGACGGCCAGGAGAACCCGCTCGCCAACATCTGGGACCTCAAGATGAACGAAGTCCAGAAGTATGTCACTCTTTCCAAACATCTGTATGACTCGATGCCGCTGGTTACCAACCTTGAGTGGTACAACAAGCTGCCGAGCGAATATCAGACTGTTATTTCCGAAGGCGCTCTGTTGGGCCAGAACTACAGCCGCTTTGTCAATGCTGCCCGTGAAGAAGCGATCATTGCGAAGCTGACTGATCTTGGCATGGAATTCAATGAGCTCTCTCCGGAAGCGAAAGCTGAGATGGTTTCGATCTCCCAGACCACCGTTTCGGATAAGGTCAAAGCGGAAATCGGTGAGGATTATGTCAACAAGTTCATGGATGCCATGAATGCCGCGAAAGCGGAAATCCTGCTGGGCGTTGAATAATTAATCGCAAGGAAGACCAATTTCGGTACTCCCGCGCGGATAGGAGGGGTTTGTATGGTGACGAAATTAGATCCTATTGTCAACAAGATTGGCAAGTTCATCCTTGCCATTATCACAGCGATCGGCTGTGTTATGCTGGTGGTTTCCTGGACACACGTTTTTTGCCGGTATGTGCTTGGAAGCTCGCTGACCTGGTCGGAGGAGTTCCTGAAGATCACGCTGGTGTGGTTCTGCATGCTGAGCGCGACCGTTATTTCCCAGAGCAGGGAACATATCGGAATCGTTATCTTTAAGGAAATGATGCCGAAAAAGATCCAGAAAATGTGTGAATATTTCTCCCAGTTTTTAATGCTGGCCGCCTCGATTCTGGTTTGCATTGTGGGAATCGTCCTGCTGATTAAAACCGCAGGACAGACCACCCCGGCTTTGCGTTGGCCGATCGGCATTGGCTATTCCGCCGTCCCGATTTCCTTTGGACTGATGGCTTTCTATGAGGTTCGCAACCTCTGGGCGGACATCAAGAGCAAAAAAGCGGAAGCCTGACAAAACCAACATAAAATCCTCCCAAAGCGAATTTCGCTTTGGGAGGATTTTTCTTTTAATTTATGATAGAATGAAACAGGAGGGCGGGTTGAAAGATTCACGTGTTTTCTCAAAATGATTCGATTGAAGCGAAGTGAGAACAAATTGGAAAGCGGCCTGGTGCGATTCGCGGGTTTCCAGAGCATTTCATTGCAGACGGCGGACAGCTCTGATAAAATGAAAGTGGGAAGTCGTCTGCGACAGATTGAAATGCAAGGAGGAGATCAACTATGTATGAGATTCAAGTGAAGGATGGAATGGCCCGTTATCTGGACGATGTGGAGGGGATTTCGCTTTCGGTTCCCGCAAAGAACTGCCTTGGGATGGCAGCCATCAAGCCGATTCCGCCCATCACCGACCCGGCGGTCTATGAACAGATTATCCAGAACCCGGTTTCCGGAAAACGGCTTTCGGAGATTGCCCGGGAGCGGGGCGCCAAAAGCGCCTGCATCATCGTATCGGATTCCTCCCGCCGCGTCCCAACCGATAAGGTTTCCGGGCATCTCATCCGGGAGCTGACGGAGGCGGGTGTCCCGCTTGAGGGGATTCTTTTTATCGTTGCAATCGGTGTGCACCGCCCGGCGACCGAGGCGGAGATGCGCTCCTTCGTGGGTGAGGAATTCTATGGCAAGGTGCGCATTGAGAACCATACGCCGTTTGACAAGGACAGTTTCGTCTATCTGGGGGACACTTCCTACGGCACCCCTGTGGAGGTGAATCGCCGCGCTTATGAATGTGACCTGCATATCTCGGTCGGTAAATGTGAACCGCATGAATTCGCGGGTTTTTCCGGCGGGCGTAAATCGGTGCTGCCAGGGATCTCGTCCGAACGCACCATCGTCATCAACCACAAGCCGGAGCACCTCTATTCCGAATGCGCGGTGCCGGGCGTGCTGGAAGGCAATCCGACCCATCTCGATATGCTGGAAACGGCCAAGATGTTCCGGATGGATTTCACCGTCAACTTTGTTGTAAACGACAAGCTTGAGCCCTCCGCGGGGTTTGCGGGCGGTCTGGAGGAATCACACGCGGCTGCGGTGGCCTATATCCGGCAGTTCTGCAACGTGCGGCTCGAGACAAAGCCGGACATCATTGTCACCACGCCGGGAGTGCCTCTGAACCTCGATTTTTATCAGTCTATGAAGCCGCTCATCGCGCTGACAGACGTACTGGATGAGGATATCACCGTTGTGCTTTATAGTGACTGCCCGGAAGGCGTGCAGTCGGTGGATATGCTGCGTCCATTTGAGAACACCGATAACCTGGCGGATATGGAAAAATATCTGCTGGAGAATTACGAGATTCAGATGGATCACGCACTGCTGCTTTCCAAGATCTTCAAAAAGCATGTGAAGATTGTGGTCTACTCCCCGAATGTTTCGGACGATGTTATCTCGAAGATGTATATGGTTCCCTGCAAGGACCCCGAAAAGCTGATGGAAACAGCCTATCAGCTCTGCGGCAAGGAAGATCCGAAGGTTCTGTTCTATCCGCAGCCGCAGAAGGGGCTGCCGGAACTGGCAAAATAGTTTATAAAAGCCCAGGGGAAGGGACCGGTATGCGGATTCCAGCTGAATGAATCATGGGAGATTGAACGAATGGATCGATATAAAGGTGCAGTCTATACGGCGCTTTCCGCAATTATTTTTGGTTTCACACCGATTTTTGCCAGGCTTGCTTACGACGGCGGCGCGAACGGCATCACTGTGACCTTCCTGCGGGCGGCCCTGTCGCTGCCGATCCTGTATGTGATCCTGCGCATGAAGAAGGTACCGGTCGCGGTGAATGAGCGGGAGTTCAAAAGCCTTGCGCTAGTGGGGATACTCGGTTCCGCGCTCACGACGATCACCCTTTACGCTTCCTACAGCTTCATTTCGGTCGGAATGGCCACCACCATCCATTTCATCTACCCGGTGCTGACCGCATTGAGCTGCATTCTGTTTTTCAAAGAGCGGATCGACAAATGGAAGGCGTTGGCGCTTATACTGGCCACGGCCGGCGTACTTTTCTTCATGGACCGCTCGTCCTCCGCCGCGTTTATTGGGATCGTTTTGGCAGTGGTTTCCGGTTTTGCCTATGCCTTTTATGTCGTGGGGGTTGATAAGACCGGCCTCAAGGACATGTATTATTTTAAGCTGTCATTTTATCTGTGCATCTGTACCGGCGCCAGCGCGGGACTGTTCGGCTTGGCAACCGGCAGCCTGACCCTGTTCGAGATGACGCCGCTTGCCTGGTTTTACAGCTTTTTGGTGTCCATTTTCGTATCGATCGGCGCGTTGGCGCTTTTCCAGTTGGGTATCCGGTATATCGGGGCCTCGACCGCGGGAATCCTTTCCACTTTAGAGCCGATCACCAGCGTGATCCTGGGGGTTTTGATCCTGCATGAGGAACTCTCCTGGGCAAAGCTGGCGGGGTGTATCCTGATCATTCTGGGTATCCTGCTCATCACCGTTTCTCAGGCGCGGTCGCCGTTGCTCAAAGAGATCCATGTGGAGCCGGTCGAAGAAACTGAATAAAACTTAAAAAATACCATCTGTTTTTTACAGATGGTATTTTTTGTTGCGTAAATAACAGATGTATGGGGAATTTCATGTTATTTTCGTTCCGGGCGCAGCGCGTATTCAAGCTCCTCCTGACTGGCGAGCAGACCACGCACACGTTCTGCAAATTCCCGCTGCAATTTGAGCGGCGGAAGAATATAGGAGAGTTCAAGCAGATCGGCCTGGGAAATCTGCGGCGAACAGGAACCGTACTTGAGGCTGTTAAAATCCATATGCCGCATCAGGCAGAGCAGGAAAGTCCGATCGATCTCCTGCTTGAGCGTATCAAGATAAAAGGCGTTTTCATCGATCCAGCAGGGCTCGCTGACCCGGCGCACCGACCCGCAGTAGGTGCCGACCCGTCCGATGATGAACAGGGCGGATTCGGGTCCCGCGAAAGCGCTGCCGGTCCAGCCTTTGACACCGTTTCCACCATAGACCGGAAAATCCCTGCCGGGGCTGTCTTTGGGCAGGCGGCGGCCGGAACGCAGGCTGAACAGCATATGCCCCTCGGCGGTGGGCCATTCGGTTTTGCCTTCAAACATTTCACAGAAGATCTGTTCCATCAGCGCCTGGCAGTCGCGGCAGAGCTTCCGCAGCTGCGCGCGCCGTTCCTTGAGATGCTTATCGGGCGCGGGCGGATCGCCAAAAAAGCTGAGCTGGACATTGTCCTGCTGCGCCGCTTGGGGAGATATCTGCTGCAATGCACGGATTTGCGCGTACAGCTCTGTTTCTGAGATTGCGCCGGCCGGTTTCCCCTGGCGGATATAACGCGCCGGGTCAAGGCAGAACTGTTTTTTCGCAAGCGTTTCGGACGAAAGCCACAGCGCGTTCGGATCGGCGGTATCCTCCAGGAGCCGTGCTGCAAACGCCCGGAGGACGGTCTGGGTAAACCGATCGTCGAGCGGAAGGGAACGCGCGTCATACATCCAAACCGGGCCGGACGTCCCCTCGCCGGTTTTGACAAAGGACAGGACGGCGGTGTAGACGTTGGCATACGGCTGATAGGTGTGCAGCGGCAGCAGGATGACCGCTTCGAGCCGTTGGTGTTCGACCAGTTCGCGGCGCAGGGCTTTATCCATTGCGCGGGAGAGCAGACCATCCGGCACGATGGCCGCGCAGCGCCCCCCAATGGGAAGCCGTGAAATCGTGTCGTAAAGAAAGAGGGACTCCAGGCGTTTCGCGCCGTAAGGGTTGGCCGGAGGATTCTCAAATCCGGAGATTGGACCGAACGGCGGGCTCAGGAGGGCAGCGTCGGCCGCGAAGCGGGAGGTCCCGGTCACACAGGTGATCGGGAAGGGGACGAACGTCTCGTCCGTTCTCCCCGGAACGGGGTTCAGCCGCTGTGTGCCGGGCGGCGTCTGGAGCAGTCCGGCGGTGGTGAGCATAAAATCGGAGTCGCTCCGATGGATCATCCGGCTGATGACCGCATGCACCGATTCGAGCATTGCGGCGGATTCAAGCAGAAGATCCGCTGAACCGGCGGGCATATCAGGCATGGAATCCCTCCTTTAGCTTTCCTGGTTTAAGGATACCATTTTTCGACTGGGATCGCAACCGCGGGAATCGCGACAGCAACAAAAAAATACCCGCCCGGTTCAGATGCCGGACGGGAGTGCGCAGCCGGTTTCAGGGTCGAAAAGATGCAGTTTGACACAGTCGAAAAAGATGCGGAAGAAATCGCCCGGCTGGGCGGCTTCGCGCGGAGACACCCGGGCGACCAGCTTTTCGCCGCCGCAGGAGAGGTGCAGATGTTTTTCGCTTCCCATCGGTTCAACCAGCTCGATGACCGCGTTTACCGGATGTGGCGCGCTTTCGCCCGGAAACGCCGCGCTGCTATGTAAATCTTCCGGCCGGATGCCAAGGATAAGTTTTCTGCATCCGGCGTTTTCCAGTACGTGTGGTGAAAAGCGTTTTGCAGGGATCGGGAGAGCGTTTTCCCCAAAGACTGCGTAGAATTCTCCTTCCCGCTGTTCGAGCGCCGCGGGAAGGAAATTCATCTGGGGCGAACCGATGAAGCCCGCTACAAACAGGTTACAGGGATGGTCGTAAAGCGCCTGCGGAGAATCGACCTGCTGGATGAAGCCGTCCTTCATCACGACAATCCGGTCGCCCATGGTCATCGCTTCGGTCTGGTCGTGGGTGACGTAGACGAAAGTGCTTCCCAGCCGCTGGTGCAGCCGTGAGATCTCCGCGCGCATCGCGGCGCGCAGTTTCGCATCGAGGTTGCTGAGCGGTTCGTCAAGCAAAAAGACCGCTGGGTCGCGCACCATCGCGCGCCCAAGCGCGACCCGCTGGCGCTGGCCGCCGGAAAGCGCCTTTGGTTTGCGCGGGAGCAGTTCCGTGATCTCAAGCTGGCGCGCGGCATCCTCGACCCGCCTGTGGATCTCGGCTTTGGGGATTTTACGCATTTTGAGACCAAAGGCCATATTGTCATAGACAGTCATGTGCGGATAGAGTGCGTAATTTTGAAAGACCATGGCAATATCCCGGTCGCGCGGCGGCGTTTCATTCATCCGTCTGCCACCGATTGCAAGCTCGCCGCCCGAGATCTCCTCCAGTCCGGCGATCATCCGCAGGGTGGTGGATTTGCCGCAGCCGGACGGCCCGACCAGGATGATGAACTCCCGGTCTTCGATATCAAGATTAAAGTCCTGCACAGCGGCCACCCCTCCGGGATAGACCTTGCAGATATTTTGCAGTGTAACGCCTGCCATTGGATTTGTCCTCCTGCATGGTGGAATAAGTGTTGTGCATACGCCAAGGGCGGATCAGCGCTGCCGCGAACTGTGAAAAAGAGTTCCTTAAAGAATCCGCTGCGGCAGCGTCAGGACGAAACGCGCGCCGCCTCCGGGCGCATCCTCTAAGATGAGACTGCCCTTGTGCAGATGCGCGATCTCTTTTGCGATCGAAAGCCCAAGCCCATAGTGCTCCCGTTTGCTGCGCGACGCATCCGCCCGGTAGAACCGTTCAAAGACCCGCGCTTTCTGTTCATCCGGGATGCCCGGCCCATTGTCGGTGACGGTCAGGCAGACTGCCCGCCCGCAGCGCACGGCCGCAAGCTGAATTTTCCCGCCTGACGGGGTATAGCTGACGGCGTTGTCTATGAGGATCGACAGCACCTGTTCAATCCGGCTGGCGTCCCACCGGCAGCGTGGGAGCGGTTCGTCCGGCAGCATGGCGGTAATTGAGAGCCCGTGCTGCCGCGCGACGGGCTCGAACCGTTCGCTCACCGAAAGCAGCAGGGTTTCCGGTTCGACAGGGGCGGTCTCAATCGTCCAGCGATGGATATCCGCTCCCGCCAGGGTGAGCAGGTCGCCGGTCAGCCGGGAGAGGCGAGTGCATTCGCTTTCGATGGTGCGCGCAAACCGGCGCGCTTCCTCGAGCGGCGCCGACTGGATCGCGCCTGCGCTCGCCTGCATCACCGCGAGCGGAGAGCGCAGCTCGTGCGAGGCGGCGGAAACAAATTCGTCCTGCCTGCGGCGGTTCTCCTCCACCGGTCGGATCGCCCGGGCGGTGAATACCCAGGCGAACAGGCCGAGGCAAAGGATTGCGGCCGCGGTGAAGCCGGCGAAAATCCAGCAGAGGTTTTGGATCTGAAGCTGTTCCTGTGTTGCGGATTTGAGCACCGTCACGCCGAGCCAGCCTTTTGCCACGGGTACGGTACAGACCGCCGCATGGTAACGGACCCCGCCCGTATCGAGTGTGAAAAGCACCTTGTCCGGCATGAGGCTTGTGGAAGGGGGCTTTGTGCAGTCGAAGCCGTAAAGCGCAAGCGCCTGTTGCTGCGCCAGGCTGGTGAGCGCTTCGCGCTGCGGGTTCTGGTAGGTATAAAGGAAGGGACGGCCGTTATCTTCCACACGGATCAACAGGCCGCCCGCTGCTTCGGTTTGGGAAAGCCAGGTGTGGTCGATGGCGGTCTGGCCTCGCAGATAGAAAAAGATCGCGTTCAGGTTGCCCTGGAACGCCTCGTCGGCACGCTGGGAGAGCTGCTGTACTGAGAAATGCAGTGAGGCCAGCGCCATGACGAGCAGCACCAGCCCGGTCACAGCGGTGCAGACAAGGGTGAGCCGCC from Anaerotruncus rubiinfantis includes:
- a CDS encoding TRAP transporter substrate-binding protein, producing MLKGKKMFVRVLCLTMCLALALLAGCGGSENASSAAPAGDSAAPSTTPDLGKVSIRISACNSLEHPQTLGLLVMKDYVESKTGGNVSVEVFPNSQLGAERESVEQVKNGTLEMATASIGPITTFCDKFMVLDIPFMFDSYEEAWMVLDSQAGWDLFNQLEAENLKGLAWMENGFRHVTNSVKPINSVADFKGLKIRTMEAPMHMANFQALGANPTPVPFSELYMAMSQKIVDGQENPLANIWDLKMNEVQKYVTLSKHLYDSMPLVTNLEWYNKLPSEYQTVISEGALLGQNYSRFVNAAREEAIIAKLTDLGMEFNELSPEAKAEMVSISQTTVSDKVKAEIGEDYVNKFMDAMNAAKAEILLGVE
- a CDS encoding histidine phosphatase family protein, producing MTTVYLVRHGTTDFNVYGKFQGSMDVPLNALGLEQARYLGVRFREVPLDAVYSSPLCRALRTAEGICAHHALSPILCEGLREIDGGLLEGRTGEENLRRFPLEMAALRDRPSRFAAPQGESARQVYDRVVAAITGIVAENPGGTLAVVAHGFVIQTYISYARREPFETFRRFIVGNTAVSKLCYERPGEPELLYCGDDSHLPEQLRFVVATNFLKK
- a CDS encoding DMT family transporter encodes the protein MDRYKGAVYTALSAIIFGFTPIFARLAYDGGANGITVTFLRAALSLPILYVILRMKKVPVAVNEREFKSLALVGILGSALTTITLYASYSFISVGMATTIHFIYPVLTALSCILFFKERIDKWKALALILATAGVLFFMDRSSSAAFIGIVLAVVSGFAYAFYVVGVDKTGLKDMYYFKLSFYLCICTGASAGLFGLATGSLTLFEMTPLAWFYSFLVSIFVSIGALALFQLGIRYIGASTAGILSTLEPITSVILGVLILHEELSWAKLAGCILIILGILLITVSQARSPLLKEIHVEPVEETE
- a CDS encoding sensor histidine kinase, with amino-acid sequence MFEKLRRRLTLVCTAVTGLVLLVMALASLHFSVQQLSQRADEAFQGNLNAIFFYLRGQTAIDHTWLSQTEAAGGLLIRVEDNGRPFLYTYQNPQREALTSLAQQQALALYGFDCTKPPSTSLMPDKVLFTLDTGGVRYHAAVCTVPVAKGWLGVTVLKSATQEQLQIQNLCWIFAGFTAAAILCLGLFAWVFTARAIRPVEENRRRQDEFVSAASHELRSPLAVMQASAGAIQSAPLEEARRFARTIESECTRLSRLTGDLLTLAGADIHRWTIETAPVEPETLLLSVSERFEPVARQHGLSITAMLPDEPLPRCRWDASRIEQVLSILIDNAVSYTPSGGKIQLAAVRCGRAVCLTVTDNGPGIPDEQKARVFERFYRADASRSKREHYGLGLSIAKEIAHLHKGSLILEDAPGGGARFVLTLPQRIL
- a CDS encoding ABC transporter ATP-binding protein is translated as MAGVTLQNICKVYPGGVAAVQDFNLDIEDREFIILVGPSGCGKSTTLRMIAGLEEISGGELAIGGRRMNETPPRDRDIAMVFQNYALYPHMTVYDNMAFGLKMRKIPKAEIHRRVEDAARQLEITELLPRKPKALSGGQRQRVALGRAMVRDPAVFLLDEPLSNLDAKLRAAMRAEISRLHQRLGSTFVYVTHDQTEAMTMGDRIVVMKDGFIQQVDSPQALYDHPCNLFVAGFIGSPQMNFLPAALEQREGEFYAVFGENALPIPAKRFSPHVLENAGCRKLILGIRPEDLHSSAAFPGESAPHPVNAVIELVEPMGSEKHLHLSCGGEKLVARVSPREAAQPGDFFRIFFDCVKLHLFDPETGCALPSGI
- the larA gene encoding nickel-dependent lactate racemase → MYEIQVKDGMARYLDDVEGISLSVPAKNCLGMAAIKPIPPITDPAVYEQIIQNPVSGKRLSEIARERGAKSACIIVSDSSRRVPTDKVSGHLIRELTEAGVPLEGILFIVAIGVHRPATEAEMRSFVGEEFYGKVRIENHTPFDKDSFVYLGDTSYGTPVEVNRRAYECDLHISVGKCEPHEFAGFSGGRKSVLPGISSERTIVINHKPEHLYSECAVPGVLEGNPTHLDMLETAKMFRMDFTVNFVVNDKLEPSAGFAGGLEESHAAAVAYIRQFCNVRLETKPDIIVTTPGVPLNLDFYQSMKPLIALTDVLDEDITVVLYSDCPEGVQSVDMLRPFENTDNLADMEKYLLENYEIQMDHALLLSKIFKKHVKIVVYSPNVSDDVISKMYMVPCKDPEKLMETAYQLCGKEDPKVLFYPQPQKGLPELAK
- a CDS encoding TRAP transporter large permease produces the protein MELTVLICCFFFLMIIGLPIAYNLIISCLAYLLVSNLPIILIVQRMYEGMSSFSFLAVPFFVLTGQFMLKGRLLEALIDFVNVFFGRAKGAIAIVTIGASLLMGSIVGLAVASAASLGVFLIPMMIKEKYSPAFSAAVMSSASLLGPIMPPSVLMIMYCMAVGRTSIAGVFMTAIVPAIMIAGGEMIIAWFISKKRNYPSYHKTTGKEKMQATWKALPSLLLPVIILGGIFGGVFSITEASAVAALYSGFLAFFVNKAAKLHDIPEIFREAALTSGLVLLLAGAGSVMSWAIASERVLDYIIGPLSQMPPWVFLLLVNVVLLICGCFMDDYASIVILAPIIAPVAWQLGIHPLHIAVIVCINLVVGLATPPFGITLFVTSPIAGVKLEETVKEAIPFLVVTIGSLLLVTFVPDICLFLPRLTGYA
- a CDS encoding N-6 DNA methylase, producing the protein MPDMPAGSADLLLESAAMLESVHAVISRMIHRSDSDFMLTTAGLLQTPPGTQRLNPVPGRTDETFVPFPITCVTGTSRFAADAALLSPPFGPISGFENPPANPYGAKRLESLFLYDTISRLPIGGRCAAIVPDGLLSRAMDKALRRELVEHQRLEAVILLPLHTYQPYANVYTAVLSFVKTGEGTSGPVWMYDARSLPLDDRFTQTVLRAFAARLLEDTADPNALWLSSETLAKKQFCLDPARYIRQGKPAGAISETELYAQIRALQQISPQAAQQDNVQLSFFGDPPAPDKHLKERRAQLRKLCRDCQALMEQIFCEMFEGKTEWPTAEGHMLFSLRSGRRLPKDSPGRDFPVYGGNGVKGWTGSAFAGPESALFIIGRVGTYCGSVRRVSEPCWIDENAFYLDTLKQEIDRTFLLCLMRHMDFNSLKYGSCSPQISQADLLELSYILPPLKLQREFAERVRGLLASQEELEYALRPERK
- a CDS encoding TRAP transporter small permease, coding for MVTKLDPIVNKIGKFILAIITAIGCVMLVVSWTHVFCRYVLGSSLTWSEEFLKITLVWFCMLSATVISQSREHIGIVIFKEMMPKKIQKMCEYFSQFLMLAASILVCIVGIVLLIKTAGQTTPALRWPIGIGYSAVPISFGLMAFYEVRNLWADIKSKKAEA